A genomic stretch from Verrucomicrobiota bacterium includes:
- a CDS encoding ankyrin repeat domain-containing protein translates to MARVLPLFFLTCSLFLAACEKKEPPPAAPSQETSLPRPPDRPPFHQELFLEAALNGNLAVIEEGLRRGNQLEAEGEGQRTVLMQASFNGHSEVVRLLLKAGANVAHRDAARRTSLMYACTGDNMDTIRLLLRHGAEVNAVDGEEQFSPLMYAAAEGLASVVSLLLEKGADPEHRDRDGDTAADFARRAGHLAVAKLIEEAAG, encoded by the coding sequence ATGGCTCGTGTTCTCCCCCTGTTTTTCCTGACCTGCTCGCTCTTTCTGGCGGCTTGCGAGAAGAAGGAACCGCCCCCTGCGGCGCCGTCTCAGGAAACCAGCCTTCCCCGGCCCCCTGATCGCCCCCCTTTCCACCAGGAACTCTTCCTGGAAGCCGCCCTCAACGGCAACCTGGCCGTCATCGAAGAAGGTCTCCGACGTGGGAACCAGTTGGAAGCCGAGGGGGAAGGCCAGCGCACCGTCCTCATGCAGGCCTCCTTCAACGGCCACAGCGAAGTCGTTCGCCTGCTCCTGAAGGCGGGGGCCAACGTCGCTCACCGGGACGCCGCCCGCCGGACCTCGCTCATGTATGCCTGCACGGGCGACAACATGGACACCATTCGCCTCCTTCTTCGGCATGGGGCCGAGGTCAATGCCGTGGATGGCGAGGAGCAATTCAGTCCTCTCATGTATGCCGCAGCCGAAGGTCTCGCGAGCGTGGTCTCCCTGCTCTTGGAAAAGGGAGCGGACCCGGAGCATCGCGACCGCGATGGCGATACGGCTGCCGATTTCGCCAGACGAGCCGGGCATCTCGCAGTCGCCAAATTGATCGAAGAAGCGGCTGGTTGA
- a CDS encoding YebC/PmpR family DNA-binding transcriptional regulator produces MGRAFEYRRKSKEARWDKMSKVFPKLAKSITIAVKEGGGPDPESNSKLRLAIANAKAENMPKDNVDKAIARATGKDAAEIVEIHYEGKGPHGSMLWVECAADNTNRTVASLKTILNKNGGEMVNSGALSFLFTRKAVVEFQTTSEMDLEEVELELIDHGLEDFVEHQGLVTVTGEFTAFGALTEAVEKLGITTTKTSLKMLPTSPIELSEAQMEEVESLIDKLEDDEDVQAVYTNIA; encoded by the coding sequence ATGGGACGCGCCTTCGAATACCGCCGCAAATCCAAAGAAGCCCGCTGGGACAAAATGTCGAAGGTCTTCCCGAAATTGGCCAAGAGCATCACCATCGCGGTCAAGGAAGGCGGCGGCCCCGACCCGGAGTCGAACTCCAAGCTCCGTCTCGCGATCGCCAACGCCAAGGCAGAGAACATGCCCAAAGACAATGTTGACAAGGCCATTGCCCGGGCCACGGGCAAGGACGCCGCCGAAATCGTCGAAATCCACTATGAAGGCAAAGGCCCGCATGGGAGCATGCTCTGGGTCGAGTGCGCCGCCGACAACACCAACCGAACCGTGGCCAGCCTCAAAACCATCCTCAACAAGAACGGTGGCGAAATGGTCAACTCAGGGGCCCTCAGTTTCCTCTTCACCCGGAAAGCCGTGGTGGAATTCCAAACCACTAGCGAAATGGATTTGGAAGAAGTGGAATTGGAACTCATCGATCACGGGCTGGAAGACTTTGTCGAGCACCAAGGCCTCGTCACCGTGACCGGAGAATTCACCGCCTTCGGCGCTCTGACCGAAGCGGTGGAAAAGCTGGGAATCACGACCACCAAAACCAGCCTCAAAATGCTCCCGACCTCGCCCATCGAATTGAGCGAGGCCCAGATGGAAGAGGTGGAGAGCCTGATCGACAAGCTGGAAGACGACGAGGACGTGCAGGCCGTCTACACCAACATCGCGTAA
- a CDS encoding sugar phosphate nucleotidyltransferase: protein MKPTLLLLAAGMGSRYGGLKQLDAMGPHGEVMMDYSVFDARRAGFGKVVFVIRRDFEQAFREKVTAKYEGRVPVDFAFQTLEDVPAGFAVPEGREKPWGTAHAVLAARELIQEPFAMLNADDFYGRKAFEVAVAELSQERDESEKAQYGMVGFQLKNTLSEYGSVARGICRANERGFLTSVKEMTKIVAKEGGVYNEEEGQECALTGEELASMNFWLFRPSFFQLLERSFVEFLRARGGELTSEWYVPAEVDKFIQDGKAEVRVRKTESPWFGVTYQEDRPQVIASIQKLIDSGEYPERLF, encoded by the coding sequence GTGAAGCCTACTCTCCTCCTTTTGGCTGCTGGCATGGGAAGCCGCTATGGCGGGCTCAAGCAGCTCGACGCCATGGGGCCGCATGGTGAGGTCATGATGGACTACTCGGTCTTCGATGCTCGGCGGGCCGGCTTCGGGAAGGTGGTTTTTGTGATCCGCCGGGACTTTGAGCAGGCCTTTCGCGAGAAGGTGACAGCCAAGTATGAAGGGCGGGTCCCGGTGGACTTCGCTTTCCAAACTCTGGAAGATGTGCCGGCGGGCTTTGCTGTGCCAGAAGGTCGAGAGAAGCCTTGGGGCACGGCGCATGCGGTTTTGGCTGCACGTGAGCTGATCCAGGAACCCTTTGCCATGCTGAACGCGGATGACTTTTATGGGCGGAAGGCTTTTGAAGTGGCGGTGGCAGAGCTGTCCCAAGAGCGGGATGAGTCCGAGAAGGCCCAGTATGGAATGGTGGGATTCCAACTGAAAAACACCTTGTCGGAGTATGGCTCGGTCGCCCGTGGGATCTGTCGTGCCAACGAGCGGGGCTTTCTCACCTCGGTTAAGGAGATGACCAAGATCGTGGCGAAAGAAGGAGGGGTCTACAATGAGGAGGAGGGCCAGGAGTGCGCTCTCACGGGAGAGGAGCTCGCTTCCATGAATTTCTGGCTTTTCCGTCCCAGCTTCTTCCAGCTCCTGGAGCGTTCTTTCGTGGAGTTTTTGCGGGCCAGAGGCGGGGAGCTCACGAGCGAGTGGTATGTCCCGGCGGAGGTGGACAAGTTCATCCAGGATGGGAAGGCGGAAGTTCGAGTGCGGAAAACAGAGAGCCCATGGTTCGGCGTGACCTACCAAGAGGATCGACCACAGGTGATCGCTAGCATCCAAAAGCTCATCGATTCCGGAGAGTATCCCGAGAGGCTTTTCTGA
- a CDS encoding Spx/MgsR family RNA polymerase-binding regulatory protein translates to MSWKLYGYAKCSTCGKAKKWLEARGVDFEEIPIRETPPSVAELRVGLVAAAGNWRKITNTSSQDYRDGWKATFSQASEAEILEALSTHGNLVKRPFVIQGKTALSGFRPAEWEAVF, encoded by the coding sequence ATGAGTTGGAAACTCTATGGCTACGCCAAGTGTTCGACCTGCGGCAAGGCGAAGAAGTGGTTGGAGGCACGGGGAGTCGATTTCGAGGAAATCCCTATTCGAGAAACGCCCCCGAGCGTGGCCGAACTGCGAGTGGGCCTGGTGGCGGCTGCCGGAAATTGGCGCAAGATCACCAATACCTCGAGCCAGGATTATCGCGATGGCTGGAAAGCAACCTTTTCCCAGGCCAGCGAGGCGGAAATCTTGGAGGCGCTTTCGACGCACGGAAACCTCGTGAAACGCCCTTTTGTGATTCAAGGGAAAACGGCTCTTTCGGGCTTCCGACCGGCCGAGTGGGAAGCGGTCTTCTAA
- the murI gene encoding glutamate racemase has translation MASKIGILDSGVGGLSVLREIRKKLPGNPLVYVGDSAWCPYGPKAPLTIQKRVFSIVDFLIAQGCDLLVVACNSATLSAVEALRASYLLPFVGMEPAIKPGVAATKSGVIGVLATEASLAGERYHQLVHQHGPGVRILTRPAPEFVELVEAGLLAGSQVESAVHQHLDPLLHEGADTLVLGCTHYPFLRPVMQAIAGNHLTILDTGQAVAEQTARLAKPGAGQASEIVFYTTADPPEMNRLLPLLLPEMPPPPPARLLAL, from the coding sequence GTGGCTTCCAAAATCGGCATTCTCGACTCCGGGGTCGGCGGGCTCTCGGTCCTGCGGGAAATCCGGAAGAAGCTTCCTGGAAATCCACTGGTCTACGTGGGCGATTCCGCCTGGTGCCCCTATGGCCCGAAGGCTCCCTTGACCATCCAAAAACGCGTCTTCTCGATCGTCGATTTTTTGATCGCCCAAGGATGCGACCTGCTGGTGGTCGCCTGCAACTCCGCCACCCTCTCCGCAGTGGAGGCTCTCCGGGCCTCCTACCTCCTGCCTTTCGTCGGGATGGAACCTGCCATCAAACCGGGAGTGGCCGCTACCAAAAGCGGGGTCATCGGCGTTTTGGCGACCGAAGCCTCGCTGGCCGGGGAACGGTATCATCAACTCGTCCACCAACACGGCCCAGGCGTGCGCATTCTCACGCGACCCGCGCCCGAATTTGTCGAGCTCGTGGAAGCGGGCCTCCTGGCGGGCAGCCAAGTCGAGAGCGCCGTCCACCAACACCTGGACCCGCTCTTACATGAGGGAGCCGACACCCTCGTCTTAGGCTGCACCCACTATCCTTTTTTGCGACCTGTCATGCAAGCGATCGCGGGAAACCACCTCACCATCCTGGACACCGGCCAAGCGGTCGCCGAACAGACCGCGCGGCTCGCCAAGCCGGGTGCCGGGCAGGCCTCGGAAATCGTCTTCTACACCACCGCCGACCCCCCGGAAATGAATCGTCTTCTCCCCCTCCTCTTGCCAGAAATGCCGCCACCCCCTCCCGCACGCCTCCTCGCACTCTAA
- a CDS encoding NAD(P)/FAD-dependent oxidoreductase, which produces MILREPCHLAIVGGSFSGLACAQAAAARGLETVVLERKKEVGRGVRTTGILVKEVADQLDIPSALLRRIEGVKIWLPQGKSIELARRGYAFFATDTPAVLRWMEARALAVGAEVRCGETVIRGQQDSKGVRLETRHGKLRAQLLMGADGERSSVAKFFGLSSNRRHLLGVEVELQGVRGVDPRFLHVFVDQKLAPGYIGWVVPGVGQVCQVGLASQSGRPPKWQPFWETVGEVFDLREAEEVGRRGGRIPCGGPLRRRFAGRVCLLGDAAGLVSPLTGGGIHPAIEIGRRAGILAADHLEGRGALPGERLQKEVPHFRFKGLLRWAWDQMERPGFPLLSFLESSLGRRLAQVIFFHHRGLLSAEAWKDLFDPHFDAVKRLQESHNY; this is translated from the coding sequence ATGATTCTTCGTGAACCGTGCCACCTCGCCATAGTTGGAGGAAGTTTTTCTGGATTGGCCTGTGCCCAAGCGGCCGCGGCCCGGGGCCTGGAGACCGTGGTCTTGGAGAGAAAAAAAGAGGTGGGGAGGGGCGTGCGGACGACCGGCATTTTGGTCAAGGAAGTGGCCGACCAATTGGACATCCCGTCTGCGCTTTTGCGACGGATCGAAGGAGTCAAGATTTGGCTGCCCCAGGGCAAGTCGATCGAGCTGGCGAGGCGGGGTTATGCTTTTTTTGCGACCGACACGCCGGCTGTCCTCCGTTGGATGGAAGCGCGCGCTTTGGCGGTCGGGGCCGAGGTCCGGTGCGGCGAGACGGTCATTCGAGGGCAGCAGGACTCGAAGGGAGTCCGACTGGAAACCCGCCACGGCAAGCTGCGAGCCCAGCTCCTGATGGGCGCAGATGGGGAGCGGTCGAGTGTGGCCAAGTTTTTTGGGTTGAGTTCAAATCGTCGGCATCTCTTGGGAGTGGAAGTCGAGCTGCAAGGCGTCCGGGGCGTCGATCCCCGATTCCTGCACGTCTTTGTCGACCAAAAGCTGGCGCCAGGCTACATCGGCTGGGTCGTTCCAGGGGTGGGGCAGGTGTGCCAAGTGGGCCTGGCTAGCCAAAGTGGCAGGCCGCCAAAATGGCAGCCATTCTGGGAGACGGTAGGTGAGGTTTTTGACCTGCGGGAGGCGGAAGAGGTCGGTCGCCGAGGCGGACGAATTCCCTGCGGCGGCCCCTTGCGTCGTCGCTTCGCAGGGAGAGTTTGCCTCCTGGGAGACGCCGCCGGCCTGGTCTCCCCCCTGACGGGCGGTGGAATCCACCCAGCGATCGAAATCGGCCGACGGGCTGGAATTCTGGCAGCCGATCACTTGGAAGGAAGGGGCGCCCTTCCGGGAGAGCGTCTGCAAAAAGAAGTTCCGCACTTTCGCTTCAAGGGGCTGCTCCGATGGGCCTGGGACCAAATGGAGAGGCCGGGCTTTCCCCTGCTTTCTTTTTTGGAGTCCTCACTCGGGAGGCGCCTGGCCCAAGTGATTTTCTTCCACCACCGGGGACTTCTTTCGGCCGAGGCTTGGAAGGATCTTTTCGATCCGCACTTTGATGCCGTGAAGCGACTTCAAGAGTCTCACAACTACTGA
- a CDS encoding SUMF1/EgtB/PvdO family nonheme iron enzyme, whose product MRPLLLLLAAPVAASAFTGTVVLEQSVAGQEAEMVREFAPSKITLHFGQDAFRQDEVGGLNEGSYLLQKGFPSALKLKHAERTSVLGKASPLARPASAGGESLPPAPTELEATEEVIEVAGYPARKFRVVSAPEIREDAVAYVWISQEVEWPATAWAFEFEVSRVLTPTLLNLSVESGTILKLEVTEDHTTLTTVVTSLEEKELAPSLFQKPLDYTGADFPPRSEKSPPLDPSQEAWGELDAERVNGLKMTMILMPAGEFVMGSPAEEPQRKENEALVAVALTRPFYLSATEVTQSQWREVMGSESPSKSVGDSLPVESVSWEQAVNFCQTLSALEGWTYRLPTEAEWEYAARAGQTFDFASMDTAQFRDWLKERAWFYDNAQFKTREVAQLRANPWGLYDMLGNVAEWTSSGYQKTSPAGPLQDPLGADSDHKVVRGGDWVASFDWIRPAARSSRLQSEPKATIGFRVASDPRPIE is encoded by the coding sequence ATGAGGCCCTTGCTCCTGCTCTTGGCAGCCCCGGTCGCCGCCTCCGCCTTCACCGGGACCGTGGTCCTGGAGCAAAGCGTGGCCGGTCAAGAAGCGGAAATGGTGCGCGAGTTTGCTCCCTCCAAGATCACCCTCCACTTCGGCCAGGACGCCTTCCGCCAGGATGAAGTGGGCGGCCTCAATGAGGGCAGTTATCTTCTGCAAAAAGGCTTTCCCAGCGCCCTCAAGCTGAAACACGCCGAGCGGACATCCGTCCTCGGGAAAGCCAGCCCTCTGGCAAGGCCCGCCAGCGCGGGAGGGGAGTCCCTGCCACCTGCCCCCACGGAGTTGGAAGCGACCGAGGAGGTCATCGAGGTGGCCGGCTACCCTGCTCGCAAATTCCGCGTTGTGAGCGCCCCGGAAATTCGCGAAGACGCGGTCGCCTACGTTTGGATCAGTCAAGAGGTGGAGTGGCCGGCCACCGCCTGGGCCTTTGAATTTGAGGTCAGTCGCGTCCTCACCCCCACCTTGCTCAACCTCTCAGTGGAGTCGGGCACCATTCTGAAACTTGAAGTGACCGAAGACCACACCACCCTGACCACCGTGGTGACCTCGCTGGAGGAGAAGGAGCTGGCTCCTTCTCTTTTCCAGAAGCCTCTCGACTACACCGGAGCAGACTTCCCACCCCGATCAGAAAAGTCGCCCCCCCTGGACCCCTCTCAAGAGGCTTGGGGGGAACTCGATGCCGAAAGGGTCAATGGCCTGAAGATGACCATGATCCTGATGCCCGCTGGCGAATTTGTCATGGGGAGCCCGGCCGAGGAACCCCAGCGCAAAGAGAATGAGGCGCTGGTGGCCGTAGCGCTCACGCGCCCCTTTTACCTCTCGGCCACCGAGGTGACCCAAAGCCAGTGGCGGGAGGTCATGGGCAGCGAATCACCCTCCAAAAGTGTGGGCGATTCCCTCCCAGTCGAAAGCGTGTCTTGGGAGCAAGCCGTGAACTTCTGCCAAACGCTCTCCGCTTTGGAAGGCTGGACCTATCGTTTGCCGACGGAAGCGGAATGGGAATACGCCGCCCGGGCAGGGCAGACCTTCGACTTTGCTTCCATGGACACGGCCCAATTCAGAGACTGGCTCAAGGAACGAGCCTGGTTCTACGACAATGCCCAGTTCAAAACTCGCGAGGTCGCCCAGCTGCGAGCCAACCCCTGGGGCCTCTACGACATGCTGGGGAATGTGGCCGAATGGACCTCTTCCGGCTACCAAAAGACTTCTCCCGCGGGCCCGCTTCAGGATCCGCTCGGGGCGGATTCGGATCACAAAGTCGTCCGAGGGGGCGATTGGGTGGCGAGCTTTGACTGGATCCGACCGGCCGCTCGCAGCAGTCGCTTGCAAAGCGAGCCCAAGGCCACCATTGGATTCCGAGTGGCCAGCGATCCCCGGCCGATCGAGTGA
- a CDS encoding malate dehydrogenase, whose translation MSPAPLTISVTGAAGQIGYALLFRLASGAVFGPDQPVRLRLIEIEPRMKALQGVVMELEDGAFPLVQEIVATSELAEGFADANWAWLIGSVPRQAGMERGDLLVINGGIFTGQGRAIDENAADDCRVLVVGNPCNTNCLIAQKQAKRLPADRWFAMTRLDENRAKSQLAAKAGRPVSAVSHLAIWGNHSATQYPDFYHARIAGVSAAEVIGDETWLQETFLPTVQKRGAAIIEARGASSAASAASAIIDTVRSLTLGTPEGDWTSVAVVSDGSYGIEPGLVVGLPIAVPADGVWQVVEGIELNAFSQEKIRASVAELESEREAVQDLLGWT comes from the coding sequence ATGAGCCCCGCACCCCTCACCATTTCTGTCACCGGCGCGGCCGGCCAAATCGGCTACGCGCTTTTGTTCCGCTTGGCTTCCGGGGCGGTCTTCGGGCCGGACCAGCCAGTCCGCCTGCGGTTGATTGAAATCGAGCCCAGGATGAAGGCCCTCCAGGGTGTCGTGATGGAGCTGGAGGATGGGGCCTTCCCTCTGGTTCAGGAAATCGTCGCCACGAGCGAGCTGGCAGAAGGATTCGCGGACGCCAACTGGGCCTGGCTCATTGGTAGCGTGCCCCGTCAGGCAGGGATGGAGCGGGGAGATCTTTTGGTCATCAATGGCGGCATCTTCACCGGGCAGGGCCGGGCCATCGACGAGAACGCGGCCGATGATTGTCGGGTTCTCGTAGTGGGCAATCCCTGCAACACGAACTGTCTCATCGCCCAAAAACAGGCCAAGCGCTTGCCGGCCGATCGCTGGTTTGCCATGACCCGCTTGGATGAGAATCGTGCCAAGTCCCAGTTGGCCGCCAAAGCCGGCCGTCCTGTGAGCGCCGTCAGCCATTTGGCGATTTGGGGCAATCATTCCGCCACCCAATACCCTGATTTCTACCATGCGCGGATCGCGGGCGTGAGCGCGGCCGAGGTCATTGGGGACGAGACTTGGCTCCAGGAGACCTTTTTGCCCACGGTGCAAAAGCGAGGGGCCGCCATCATTGAGGCCCGCGGGGCTTCCTCGGCCGCTTCCGCCGCTTCGGCCATCATCGATACCGTCCGGTCTCTCACCTTGGGCACGCCGGAGGGAGATTGGACGAGCGTGGCGGTGGTCTCGGACGGGAGCTATGGCATCGAGCCTGGCCTGGTGGTGGGACTCCCCATCGCGGTCCCAGCCGATGGCGTCTGGCAGGTGGTGGAAGGGATCGAGCTGAACGCGTTTTCCCAGGAAAAAATTCGAGCTTCGGTTGCCGAACTCGAGAGCGAGCGGGAGGCGGTGCAGGACCTGCTCGGCTGGACTTGA
- a CDS encoding SIS domain-containing protein: MNHLETLDQAIDEALAAIASLKELKEQIEAAAQLMGESLDRGGKILACGNGGSAVDSAHFTTELLCRFDQDRRSLAAFPLSLDGSMLTAVANDYAFEEVFARQVAGLGKAGDVLVGFSTSGNSLNVLRALAQAREMGLKTVAVVGRDGGQASGLADVEILIPVQPTARIQEAMKVVIHLWCLRIEQILGLP; this comes from the coding sequence ATGAACCATTTGGAAACTCTCGATCAGGCCATCGACGAGGCTTTGGCCGCCATCGCCTCTCTCAAGGAACTCAAAGAGCAGATCGAAGCCGCCGCCCAACTGATGGGCGAGAGCTTGGACCGAGGTGGAAAGATCCTGGCCTGTGGCAACGGCGGGAGTGCCGTCGATAGCGCGCACTTCACGACGGAGCTGCTCTGTCGCTTTGATCAGGATCGGCGGAGTTTGGCGGCCTTCCCACTCTCTTTGGATGGCTCGATGCTGACGGCCGTGGCCAACGATTACGCTTTCGAGGAAGTCTTTGCGCGCCAAGTGGCGGGCTTGGGCAAAGCGGGGGATGTTCTGGTGGGGTTTTCGACCAGTGGGAATTCGCTGAATGTCCTTCGCGCTCTGGCCCAGGCTCGCGAAATGGGCTTGAAAACGGTGGCTGTGGTTGGTCGCGATGGCGGCCAAGCCTCGGGCCTGGCTGACGTGGAAATTCTCATTCCCGTTCAGCCAACGGCCCGCATCCAGGAAGCCATGAAAGTGGTCATCCACCTGTGGTGCTTGCGGATTGAGCAAATCCTCGGCCTGCCATGA
- a CDS encoding 4-alpha-glucanotransferase, translating into MTPSPSKAAGVLVPVFAIRRRYDLGIGDTSGVQQFIDWAAETQIGVLQFLPITETGADNSPYNAISAVALDPLTLDLSPGALPDLTEEAFSEVIVGENLLELRSGSVRYERVRRLKLSLLDRAFRHFQEKHLGQESDRGQSFALFQKEEQAWLADYCLFRCLMEREEGSAAWDQWPEEYGTIARAREFVADRQELRARLDFFAYVQWVASRQWRAVRRYAEQAGVRLMGDVPFGVSYYSADVFAQPELFDLEWSGGAPPEAYFKEDRFTQKWGQNWGIPLYRWEVMEDQGFAWWRRRIGKLTDIFDIFRIDHALGFYRIYRFPWRPERNEHFLDLSWEEAATENGGRVPGFWPQADDSQERCAANRSQGERFLRVIQEAAGQAEIVAEDLGMVPPYVRPSLETLGIPGMKIPQWEYGEEGQVCPGQDYPEISFTTYATHDHPPLKAIWENHRKQILDEEEGAEDSARELHALARFAGCEWQGDIVPRFDEEVRQQLIRGLFASNARYAVIMMTDFLSSTDRFNVPGMSADENWSTRLRPTVRDFLRNPHWTNMGASLRRLVEETGRGLPQCKS; encoded by the coding sequence ATGACCCCATCCCCCTCCAAAGCTGCGGGCGTCCTCGTCCCGGTCTTTGCCATTCGCCGGCGTTACGATCTGGGGATCGGTGATACCAGTGGCGTCCAGCAGTTCATCGACTGGGCGGCCGAGACGCAAATCGGCGTTCTTCAGTTTTTGCCGATCACGGAGACGGGGGCCGACAATAGCCCCTACAACGCTATCAGTGCGGTGGCGCTCGATCCTCTGACCCTCGATTTGTCTCCGGGTGCTCTCCCCGACCTGACGGAGGAGGCTTTTTCGGAAGTGATCGTGGGCGAGAACTTGCTGGAACTTCGCTCCGGCTCGGTGCGGTATGAGCGGGTTCGCCGACTCAAGTTGAGTCTTCTGGATCGAGCCTTTCGGCACTTCCAGGAGAAGCACCTCGGGCAGGAAAGCGATCGCGGCCAATCCTTCGCCCTCTTTCAGAAAGAGGAGCAAGCCTGGCTGGCCGACTATTGTCTTTTCCGCTGCTTGATGGAGCGAGAAGAGGGGTCGGCCGCCTGGGACCAATGGCCGGAGGAGTACGGCACCATCGCGCGAGCGAGAGAGTTCGTGGCGGATCGCCAGGAGCTTCGCGCGCGACTCGACTTCTTCGCCTATGTGCAATGGGTGGCCAGTCGACAGTGGCGGGCCGTTCGCCGTTATGCGGAGCAGGCGGGCGTCCGCTTGATGGGAGATGTGCCCTTTGGAGTGAGCTATTACAGTGCGGACGTCTTTGCCCAGCCCGAGCTCTTCGACTTGGAATGGAGCGGCGGCGCGCCCCCCGAGGCTTATTTCAAAGAGGATCGTTTCACCCAAAAATGGGGACAAAATTGGGGCATTCCGCTTTATCGATGGGAGGTCATGGAGGACCAAGGCTTTGCCTGGTGGCGACGGCGCATAGGCAAGCTGACGGATATCTTTGATATCTTCCGAATCGATCACGCGCTCGGCTTCTACCGCATTTACCGCTTCCCTTGGCGGCCCGAGCGAAATGAACATTTCCTGGATCTTTCTTGGGAGGAAGCCGCGACGGAGAATGGCGGTCGCGTGCCTGGTTTTTGGCCCCAGGCCGACGACAGCCAAGAGCGCTGCGCCGCCAATCGTTCTCAGGGGGAGCGCTTTCTTCGGGTGATCCAGGAGGCGGCAGGCCAGGCGGAGATCGTGGCGGAAGACCTCGGGATGGTGCCCCCCTATGTCCGTCCCAGCTTGGAGACCTTAGGAATTCCAGGAATGAAGATTCCGCAGTGGGAATATGGCGAAGAGGGGCAGGTCTGCCCCGGCCAGGACTACCCGGAAATCTCTTTCACGACTTACGCGACCCACGACCACCCGCCGCTCAAGGCCATCTGGGAAAACCACCGCAAACAGATCCTGGACGAGGAGGAAGGGGCGGAGGACTCCGCCCGGGAGCTGCATGCCTTGGCCCGATTCGCTGGGTGCGAATGGCAGGGGGACATCGTGCCGCGCTTCGATGAAGAAGTCCGCCAGCAGCTGATTCGCGGCTTGTTCGCCTCCAACGCCCGCTATGCCGTCATCATGATGACGGATTTCCTGAGTTCGACGGATCGATTCAATGTCCCCGGCATGTCGGCCGATGAGAACTGGTCGACGCGGCTGCGCCCGACGGTGCGGGATTTTCTGCGCAACCCTCATTGGACAAACATGGGCGCCAGCTTGCGGAGGCTGGTGGAAGAAACAGGGCGCGGCCTTCCCCAGTGCAAATCATGA
- a CDS encoding peroxiredoxin — MSFFSSPLAPPLAIGSPLPEKNVTLHDGTQASLVSLAGGPRTLFYFFPKAGTPVCTAQACSFRDEAQDLADLELTVLGISGDSPAALARFREKRSLPFSLISDEEGELASAFGVSRLLGWPARKSFLFQGGHLVWKDTQPSPGKQVAKIRQAILMNP; from the coding sequence ATGTCGTTTTTCTCCTCGCCCCTGGCCCCACCGCTCGCGATCGGAAGCCCTCTCCCGGAAAAAAACGTCACCCTCCACGACGGCACGCAAGCCTCGCTCGTCAGCTTGGCCGGGGGGCCGCGGACTCTCTTCTACTTCTTCCCCAAAGCCGGCACCCCGGTTTGCACCGCCCAGGCCTGCTCCTTTCGCGATGAAGCGCAAGACTTGGCCGATTTGGAATTGACGGTTCTAGGCATCAGCGGGGACTCTCCCGCGGCCTTGGCCCGCTTCCGGGAAAAACGAAGCCTTCCCTTCTCGCTTATTTCGGACGAGGAGGGCGAGCTCGCGAGCGCTTTTGGAGTGTCCCGTCTCCTTGGCTGGCCGGCGCGAAAAAGCTTTCTCTTTCAAGGTGGCCACTTGGTATGGAAGGACACCCAACCCTCCCCCGGCAAACAAGTCGCAAAGATTCGCCAGGCCATCTTGATGAACCCGTGA